GGGGAATTGCCTACAAAGTTGTTGAGTCAGAAAAACTTGAAAAAACTGTGAGTCAATTGATTAAAAAATTGAACCGCTCTTCAGTGAATTCCTTTAAAGCCATTAAAGAAATGGTTTGGGAATCTGAATTTGCAGGATGGGAAAATTACGCTAAGTTGGAACTTGACTTGCAAAAATCTCTTGCTTTCACAGAAGACTTCAAAGAAGGGGTACGTGCTTATAGTGAGCGTCGTCGACCTAAATTCCAAGGGAAATAGCCACATTTTCTAAAAGAAAAACTAAAGTTTTTTAATCGGGCTTGCGAAATTAGTTTGAGTCTGATATAATTTGAAAGTCAAAGTTTTATTGAAAGGAGTCTGGTGTGAATTACGACAAAATTGATGGCTATCTTGTTGATATTTTTAATAACGTAGTTATTATCGAAGAAGCAAGTTTAAAGAATTCAAAGTTTAACGATGTTTCCCTCAAGGAAATGCATACCATTGATGTGATCGGTACACATCCAGATACGACACCAAGTGCAGTAGCTAAAGAACTCATGCTAACTCTTGGTACTGTAACAACATCTCTCAATAAACTTGAAAAGAAAGGTTATATTGTCCGTACGCGTTCATCAGTTGACCGTCGTGTGGTCCATCTTTCGCTTTCTAAAAAGGGTCGTTTGGTATATCGTCTTCACCGTCGTTTTCATAAATCAATGGTGATGAGGATTACAGAAGGCTTTAACGACGAGGAATTGAAGGTTATGAGCAAGGGATTGGAAAATCTCCACGCCTTTCTTGAGGAGTTGAAATAATGGCATTTGCAAAAATTAGTCAGGTTGCCCATTATGCACCTGCTCAGGTCGTGACTAATGATGACCTATCAAAAATCATGGATACTAGCGATGAGTGGATTCGCTCACGTACAGGTATTCAGGAACGTCGCATCTCATTGAATGAGAATACGAGTGATTTAGCTACCAATGTTGCTCATCAGCTATTAGAAAAATCAGGATTAGCTCCTGAGGAGCTAGACTTTGTTTTAGTTGCAACGATTTCTCCTGATAGTTCTATGCCGTCAGTAGCGGCTCGAGTTCAAGGAGCAATTGGTGCAGTCAACGCCTTTGCTTTTGATATTACTGCGGCATGTAGTGGGTTTATCTTTGCTTTAGCAACCGCAGAAAAATTGATAAAGTCAGGCGCATACAAAAAAGGTTTAGTCATTGGTTCTGAAGTTCTTTCAAAAACTTTAGACTGGTCTGACCGTACAACAGCTGTCCTCTTTGGAGATGGTGCTGGCGGAGTCCTCTTGGAAGAAACTGAAGAAGAACATTTCTTCGGAGAATCTTTAAATACCGATGGTAGCAAGGGTGGTCTTGAGTCAGGAGCTTCTGCAGTTATCTCGCCTTATTCAGATGAGTCTGATCAGCCTAATCCCTATATGCAAATGGATGGGAAAGCAATCTTTGATTTTGCCGTTAAGACGGTTTCAAAGAGTATTAAGGCCTTGGTTGAAGAAAAAGGTGAGCCTGATTACTTCCTTCTTCATCAAGCTAATATTCGTATTTTGGATATTATGGCTAAGAAAATCGATGTCAGTCGTGATAAATTCTTGGCAAACATGATGTCTTATGGTAATACCAGTGCGGCAAGTATCCCAATTCTGCTTTCTGAAAACGTGGCGAATGGGACCTTAAAATTAGACAGCGGTCAAACAATTCTCTTATCAGGTTTTGGTGGGGGTTTGACATGGGGCAGTCTTATTGTTAAAATCTAGTTATATAAATTATGCACCAGCATAGATTATAAGAAATATATTTATCTTAAAGGAGAAATTAAAATGGCAGTATTTGAAAAAGTACAAGAAATCATCGTTGAAGAACTTGGGAAAGATGCAGAAGAAGTAAAAGTAGAAACTACTTTTGACGAACTTGACGCTGACTCACTTGACGTGTTCCAAGTTATCTCAGAAATCGAAGATGAGTTCGATATCCAAATCGAAACTGAAGAAGGTCTTAACACTGTTGGTGACCTTGTTGCTTACGTAGAAGAAAAAACTAAATAAGCAGGGCATAGAGAATATTCTTATTTGGGATATTCTCCTTTGTTTATACAATTACTTTGATTATTAAACTATTTATTTGATTAAAAAATCGAAAAAAGGTGCAAAATGAAATCTCGTATTACAGAACTGTTAGGAATTAAATATCCAATCTTCCAAGGTGGTATGGCCTGGGTTGCTGATGGCGACTTGGCAGGAGCCGTTTCAAATGCTGGTGGACTCGGAATTATTGGTGGCGGTAATGCCCCTAAAGAAGTGGTAAAAGCTAATATTGATAGAG
The DNA window shown above is from Streptococcus salivarius and carries:
- a CDS encoding MarR family winged helix-turn-helix transcriptional regulator gives rise to the protein MNYDKIDGYLVDIFNNVVIIEEASLKNSKFNDVSLKEMHTIDVIGTHPDTTPSAVAKELMLTLGTVTTSLNKLEKKGYIVRTRSSVDRRVVHLSLSKKGRLVYRLHRRFHKSMVMRITEGFNDEELKVMSKGLENLHAFLEELK
- a CDS encoding beta-ketoacyl-ACP synthase III gives rise to the protein MAFAKISQVAHYAPAQVVTNDDLSKIMDTSDEWIRSRTGIQERRISLNENTSDLATNVAHQLLEKSGLAPEELDFVLVATISPDSSMPSVAARVQGAIGAVNAFAFDITAACSGFIFALATAEKLIKSGAYKKGLVIGSEVLSKTLDWSDRTTAVLFGDGAGGVLLEETEEEHFFGESLNTDGSKGGLESGASAVISPYSDESDQPNPYMQMDGKAIFDFAVKTVSKSIKALVEEKGEPDYFLLHQANIRILDIMAKKIDVSRDKFLANMMSYGNTSAASIPILLSENVANGTLKLDSGQTILLSGFGGGLTWGSLIVKI
- a CDS encoding acyl carrier protein; translation: MAVFEKVQEIIVEELGKDAEEVKVETTFDELDADSLDVFQVISEIEDEFDIQIETEEGLNTVGDLVAYVEEKTK